The following is a genomic window from Papilio machaon chromosome 7, ilPapMach1.1, whole genome shotgun sequence.
ActaatgttttgaaattacccacgatttcattaaaattaaatatcacaCGTATGATATTATCACACTtatgttgataataaaaaaaatatgcgtaTTTCCGTTAATTTGATGTCGAACATCAATAGATTTCGCTGttactataaaacaaaagaacagtcttatgtttaatgttttttacctTGGAAGTTTTTAGAGCGTCTTTCGATGAGGTTAACCGCAGCAGGACCGGGGACTCACCGCGCCTATGAACTGATGttgataacaaaaacaacGGACGCTaacttaataacaatttatttcctTGTTTTCAATCCattttacgatttaaaatatttgaatatattctTATTTCTCAGTATGCGATTCACTTGTTAGTTCATAGAAGATATTGTGGAGTACTTTATCTTATACTCAAAAATGGATAGACTGTAAAATATGTAGGTATCACAAAATAAGGTAGGTATAACGTCTGCCATTCGATTATTTCATGGTTCacgttttaacataaatttaggctttttgtttgaaaacagactattagtaaaatatggacaatatacatttatatcatcatcatcatcagcctgaGGTCGTTCACTGCTGGACGAAGGCCGCCCCCGTAGATTGCCACAATGCCCGGTCCTGTGCCGTACGCATCCAGtgtactcccgcaaccttgaccaggtcATCGATCCATCTTGCAGGAGGCCTacccacgctgcgtcgacctaTCCGTGTCCGCCATTCTAGGACTTTTCTGCCCCATCGGCCGTCCGTTCTGTGGGCAATGTGAACAGCCCATCGCCACTTAAGGTTTGCAATTCTTCGGGTAAtgtcaattatatataatacattttgcaCAAAGTGTacttaatatatgtaaatcttaGTGGCATTGAGCGTgttaaaatagataaagagatgtaaattaatcaaatattttgcaCTGTAACATAGTAAGAGTTCAACATGTTATAACCTTACGGTGTTTGATAACTGGGACTCCCCGTTTCCGAGCATTATGTATTTAAGAGCTGCAAAGATGCTACAATCGTCATAGTAATTATATCTCTCTGTAAAAACAGACGTTTTTATTGCTATAAAATTCGCgatattatattcaatatgAAGTTCTTAGTAGTTCTTCTGTCTCTCGCTGTATTCTTGCAATGCGAAGCTAAACTCTTGAATAGATGTGAGTTGGTTCAGCAGTTACGGAGTCATGGGTTCCCTGAAGATAAAATGAGAGATTGTAAGTGGATtcagttttaaagttttttatttatttgcacagataaaacagtaaaaatattgaatgaaatttgaagttaatatgtacaatattGCAATAAGAatgaattgttattatttacctgtaggttatttatgttaatcaTTTGTGTTGTGCCGATGACTTATGTGATCCAATATTTAAAACGATAATTTTTTCAGGGGTCTGTTTGGTGGAAAACGAGAGTTCCGGACGTACGCACAAGATTGGCAAAGTGAACAAGAACGGATCCCGGGACTACGGCCTGTTTCAGATAAACGATAAATATTGGTGCAGCAATACTAGCACTCCTGGTAAAGACTGCAACGTCACCTGCGCTGGTGAGTAATGCAAAAGGAACCTTaagtaggtttctgagactaaaatctccgtttaaaaataCTGAATGACGATAAGTTTTacacagagattttggtcttaaaaacccacggttagatAGTCAATTTTAGCTTAATATCTTTGTTAGCAAGACTTCGattggtttacattatgtacTGACTTGTGCTGACTATTTAAAGTTACGTCTATCGCTTTGAAGAATAAAATCCttgttgattaaaatttaatatataaacataagtaataactttatttttaagcgattatttaaaaaattgcttaaAGGAGCATGTGGAACGAGCTCTTGATGATAGGAGACCGTTGTTTATAGCATCAACAAGAAAGCAAATAACTTACCATTACCAGACAGGCGAAGACATTCAGAAAATAGATTATATTCAGActtataatgtatatattaaattttttagatcTTATTACTGATGACATCACGAAAGCGGCGAAATGCGCTAAGAAAGTGTTCAAACGCCACGGCTTCAGAGCTTGGTATGGATGGAGGAACAAATGCCAGGGTACTCTGCCTGATATCAGCTCGTGCTAGAAGAGAGAGGAAGGAATAGATACGAAGAGTTCTTTGAATAATCTCTGTatagtatattattaaatatttaatatgttttaacgaatatatattaaataattggatttaaaatgttgttaatttttttttattactagctgtcgcccgcaactccgtccgcgcgcattaaaaaaaataaaattaaaaaaaaaatgaaaaatagatgttggccgattctcagacctactgaatatgctcacaaaatttcatgagaatcggtcaag
Proteins encoded in this region:
- the LOC106719451 gene encoding lysozyme, yielding MKFLVVLLSLAVFLQCEAKLLNRCELVQQLRSHGFPEDKMRDWVCLVENESSGRTHKIGKVNKNGSRDYGLFQINDKYWCSNTSTPGKDCNVTCADLITDDITKAAKCAKKVFKRHGFRAWYGWRNKCQGTLPDISSC